The Bombus pascuorum chromosome 9, iyBomPasc1.1, whole genome shotgun sequence genome has a window encoding:
- the LOC132910284 gene encoding large ribosomal subunit protein uL13: MTGFSNKPILIDGRGHLLGRLAAIIAKTILEGNKVIVVRSEQLNISGNFFRNKLKFMSFLRKRCNVNPARGPFHFRAPSKILWKTVRGMIPHKTQRGKDALRRLKVYEGCPPPYDRRKRVVVPGAMRVMCLKPGRKYCHVGRLSHEVGWKYKAVVRTLENKRRVRSILEVQKRDKLKKLTKQAGQTVSKATAPYTAIINNFGYN, from the exons CCAATATTAATTGATGGCCGTGGCCATTTACTTGGTCGTTTGGCAGCTATTATTGCCAAAACGATCCTGGAAGGTAATAAAGTAATTGTTGTTCGTAGTGAACAACTTAATATTTCTGGTAATTTCTTCAG gaATAAGCTGAAATTTATGTCGTTTTTACGTAAGAGATGTAATGTAAATCCAGCCCGTGGACCTTTTCATTTCCGTGCTCCTAGTAAAATACTTTGGAAAACAGTTCGTG GAATGATCCCACACAAAACACAAAGGGGAAAGGATGCTCTCAGAAGGTTAAAGGTCTATGAAGGTTGTCCACCACCATATGATCGCAGAAAACGTGTTGTTGTACCAGGTGCCATGAGAGTTATGTGTCTTAAACCTGGTAGGAAG taCTGTCATGTAGGTAGATTATCTCATGAAGTTGGATGGAAATATAAGGCTGTTGTACGTACATTGGAAAACAAGAGACGCGTCAGATCAATTCTTGAAGTTCAAAAGAGGGATAAGCTTAAG AAACTTACCAAACAAGCAGGGCAAACAGTTTCAAAGGCTACTGCACCATACACagcaattattaataattttggatacaattaa
- the LOC132910279 gene encoding DNA-directed RNA polymerase II subunit GRINL1A has product MYQKKIINKVPGDLPPPPKKENQGYIEDLRNKQKFELEELLERQNKILSNKTFVLKLPDKGEKIKSFRDKILKELEHKNEVEQAANLLSRLNLASEGKAAINKLEWTGKYSETKDTVKIVELDSDGEEDPLKILAQPTGCGVHKKKIMHLPPEESLIKPEDLAEIESFKIKTPEHIAYIVNKVEQPRENNDKKREPFKPYRTTKSDVHDPEKEKLRKQNKHWEVTAATPPLIVHGAVKVISLTESLQLQKEQTEKLQEIQAKHAAERLADQFGLHNIGPPPKNVGTYRLQDEKKSDSSSSEDEENEVYDDEDNDKAGTVVFTVDSIES; this is encoded by the exons ATGTatcagaaaaaaataattaataaagtacCAGGTGATTTACCACCTCCTCCCAAGAAAGAAAATCAAGGGTACATAGAGGatttaagaaacaaacaaaagtTTGAACTAGAGGAATTATTAgaaagacaaaataaaattcttagtAATAA AACATTTGTATTAAAGCTGCCAGACAAAGGAGAAAAGATCAAATCTTTtcgtgataaaatattaaaagaactaGAACATAAAAATGAAGTTGAGCAAGCAGCTAATCTTTTGTCAAGATTAAACTTAGCATCTGAAGGTAAAGCtgctataaataaattagagtGGACAGGCAAATATAGTGAAACCAAAGATACTGTCAAAATTGTTGAACTTGATAGCGATGGTGAAGAAGATCCCTTAAAAATATTAGCTCAA CCTACAGGATGTGGGgttcataaaaaaaagattatgcATCTTCCACCGGAGGAAAGTTTAATTAAGCCAGAAGATTTGGCAGAAATAGAATCTTTTAAGATAAAAACTCCTGAGCACATTGcatatattgttaataaagtTGAACAACCACGAGAAAACAATGATAAAAAGAGAGAGCCATTCAAGCCATATAGAACAACTAAGTCTGATGTACATGAtccagaaaaagaaaaactgagaaaacaaaataaacattGGGAAGTTACAGCAGCAACCCCACCTCTTATAGTTCATGGTGCTGTAAAAGTCATCAGTTTAACTGAATCTCTTCAGTTACAAAAGGAACAAACTGAAAAACTTCAA GAGATCCAAGCTAAACACGCAGCTGAAAGATTAGCAGATCAATTTGGCTTACATAACATTGGTCCTCCACCTAAAAATGTAGGTACATATCGCCTACAAGATGAAAAAAAATCCGATTCTTCTAGTTcagaagacgaagaaaatgaagtgTATGATGATGAAGATAATGATAAAGCAGGAACTGTTGTTTTTACAGTAGATAGTATAGAAAgctaa